The genomic window GTTGGCCTTGGCCGTGTCTCCGGCATCAAAACCCAGAGCCGCCTTGCAGAAATAGTAGGCGGGAGTGTCGTCCATGAAGGTGAAGTGATCCGCGAGGATCTGATTGGCGGCAGGATGGTGCCCCAGCTTGAGCTCGCAGAGGAAGCGCTTGTAGTGCACCAGATGGCGGACGACCATGGGCAGCTTGGGGTAGTCGGTGGTCAGCTTGGTGAAAGACTGCAGGGCCACGTCAAACTCGTGTTTCACAAAGTGGAATTCGGCCAGGTTGAACTTGGGCAGCGGGCTGTCCGGCTGGAGCTGGGCGGCTTTCTCAAATTGAGCCTGGGCCAGATCAAAATCTCGGCGGCGCGGGGCCAGGTAGATGTCTCCACGCAGGGCGTAGATGTCCGGCACGTTGGGTGCCAGTTTCTCAGCGGCATCCAGTTTTTCCAGGGCATCACTGTAACGCTGCTTTACCCGCATGTCTCGGGCCTCCAACAGCAGCTTTTTGACCTCATCTGACATGGGGGTGACTTTAGGAGCCTCCTGGGCCAGTGCTGCGGAGAGTCCAAGAATCAGGAAAAGACAGGCGGGGAAAAATCTCATGATGAATGCAATGATGTTAGAACGTGAATTAGGATCAGGCAAGGCGGGCGCGCATGCTCGTTTCAGCGCTGTCACACATGCCACGCAGGATTTCGGGGCTGATCCACTCGGCTCCAAGTGACAGAATTGTTTCACGCACCATGCCATCCGCGGAGACCACCCGCATGGGGCGCTCCTTGCCATACCTGGCCACCAGGCGCTCGATGATGGTATCCGCCGTGGTGCCGGGATCTGCGTAGATGATCTGCAGCCCCTGGGGCTCGCGCTCCTCATTGGTGCCCTGCTTGGCGCCGTCAAAGACCACCACCCCTTGCATGCCGCTCATGTCCTGGAGATTTCGCAGCCGCTTGAGCAGCTCCGTCCGAGCCAGGTGGCGGCGCGAGGCCACCCGATGCTCTCGCAGCAGCTCCGGCCATGCGTGTATGACGCTGTGGCCGTCAACGAGCAGGTACGTGAGCGAGGCGGGCATAGGTCCGAGTTAAAGATTCAAAGTTCAAGGTTTCAAGTGGGGAGCGCTCACGCGGCCAACTTTAAACTTTTCACCTGCAACTCGAAATTCGAAACTCAAACAGGCACGGCCTTCGCCTTTTCGTACTCCTCATTGATGAGGCAGAGATCGCCCAGGGCGTCCTTGAGCGGATCGATTTCTTTGGCGCTAAAGCCCAGATGCAAGTGCCTGCGCCAGCCTTCGGCGTATTCAAATTTGCCGGAAAGTCTGCCCACGGCACGGGAGGCCTCGTCCATGCTGATGAGGTAGGAGTCCATGCCCTGGCTCACGTCCAGCCAGTGCTTCTGGCTTTCATGGGCGGCGAGAGATTCGCGTTTGCGGGCATGCACGCTGGTGGTGTCCACATACTGGCCAGCCATAAGCTTCTGACGCAGAGGATCGCACAGGCCATGCGGCATGGCGTGGTAAACTGTCACATCGTGAGAATAGGAGGGCAGATGGGGATCTGTTTGAAAATTGGGGATGCAGTGGGAAAACGCCGCTGTGACTGCCAGCCGGCAGGCCTGCATGTGGTCCTCCATATAATCTGAGGGGGCATGCGTGAGCACGATGCTGGGTTTGGCCATGCGTACCACGGCCGCCACCTTGCGCAGGTAGGGGACGGAATACGTCAGCTCCAGGTCATCGCAGATCGGCGGGTAAAACGAGGCCCCCAGGATGCGTGCGGCTTCCTGGGCTTCTTCGAGACGCTTCTTCGTTGTGGTCGGGCCGTCCATCTGCACGGAGCCTCCATTGCCGGTGCAGAGATTGATGTAGTGGATGTCCCAGCCACGAGCCTGAAGCTGCAGCAGGGTTCCGGCGGCGACGAATTCGATGTCGTCAGGATGGGCGAAGATGGCGAGTGCGGAAGGCATGGAGTAAATGATGAATGGCAAATGATGGGCAAATCGAGAACGATTGCTTACATTGCGAAAATCTTGTCCATGCGCTCGGTCAGCATCTTGAGGCCGCCGGAATTAATTCCTCCGCGCTGCTCGCTGATGGCCCAGCCGCTGTAGCCAGCGGTGTCGAGAGCTTTCATGATGGCGGGCCAGTTGTTGTCTCCTTCGGTGAGATCGCAGTCAAAGCCCTTCCACACGCCTTCCTCCTTCATCTTCTTGGTGCTGTATTCTTTGACGTGGATGCGGTTGATGCGTTTGCCCAGCACCTTGATCCACTGTTCCGGCCAGCCGTAGCGGAGCACATTGCCGATGTCGAAATGCCAGCCCACGATGGGATCGCCCACCTCGTCGAGATAGCGCACGGCTTCCAGGGGGCTGAGGATGAAGTTGTTCCAGACGTTTTCGATGGATATCTTGACGCCCAGCTCCTTGGCCAGCGGCACGGCCTTCTTGATTTCGGTGATGGAGCGCTCCCAGGCCACATC from Prosthecobacter vanneervenii includes these protein-coding regions:
- a CDS encoding tetratricopeptide repeat protein, with protein sequence MRFFPACLFLILGLSAALAQEAPKVTPMSDEVKKLLLEARDMRVKQRYSDALEKLDAAEKLAPNVPDIYALRGDIYLAPRRRDFDLAQAQFEKAAQLQPDSPLPKFNLAEFHFVKHEFDVALQSFTKLTTDYPKLPMVVRHLVHYKRFLCELKLGHHPAANQILADHFTFMDDTPAYYFCKAALGFDAGDTAKANEWVARAVAVFKGPNCEPYYDAFKELRWVPDLDFSAAPDTPKKP
- a CDS encoding NYN domain-containing protein, which gives rise to MPASLTYLLVDGHSVIHAWPELLREHRVASRRHLARTELLKRLRNLQDMSGMQGVVVFDGAKQGTNEEREPQGLQIIYADPGTTADTIIERLVARYGKERPMRVVSADGMVRETILSLGAEWISPEILRGMCDSAETSMRARLA
- a CDS encoding PIG-L deacetylase family protein, with amino-acid sequence MPSALAIFAHPDDIEFVAAGTLLQLQARGWDIHYINLCTGNGGSVQMDGPTTTKKRLEEAQEAARILGASFYPPICDDLELTYSVPYLRKVAAVVRMAKPSIVLTHAPSDYMEDHMQACRLAVTAAFSHCIPNFQTDPHLPSYSHDVTVYHAMPHGLCDPLRQKLMAGQYVDTTSVHARKRESLAAHESQKHWLDVSQGMDSYLISMDEASRAVGRLSGKFEYAEGWRRHLHLGFSAKEIDPLKDALGDLCLINEEYEKAKAVPV
- a CDS encoding sugar phosphate isomerase/epimerase family protein, producing the protein MTSRRHFIQTLSSTALFAASGGIMAQEAAKPARKLRKAIMGGTLGIKGTLVEKYKAAKEAGYEGVEPAGGMNNQEVIDALGQSGLQAASVCCHTHWKQTLTHDDPKIREEGLQGVLTTLRDAKAYGADSILVVPGVVSETVPYDVAWERSITEIKKAVPLAKELGVKISIENVWNNFILSPLEAVRYLDEVGDPIVGWHFDIGNVLRYGWPEQWIKVLGKRINRIHVKEYSTKKMKEEGVWKGFDCDLTEGDNNWPAIMKALDTAGYSGWAISEQRGGINSGGLKMLTERMDKIFAM